A section of the Metabacillus endolithicus genome encodes:
- a CDS encoding ABC transporter substrate-binding protein, protein MKKKFWSTLFASTMLVGTLAGCSGGGGESASGSEEEKDTNASEEAVTIKFHTHGNESSYNWEKTISAFEEEHPNIDVDLVILSEKGDTQEATQKLDLAAASGEQLDVLMFSDPASYAQRVALGMVAPIDEFIEEDGYTLSKEYKVDTKIDDSYYALPGKFNPWYVLMNKNHLDEAGLEVPTDWTWDEFMEYAKKLTTADHYGTYFHGPQGGGWMEFMKLALASEEDNTEFVKADGTSNFDSPLFKKTLEMRAQMELEDKSSVPYTDIISQKLHYRNQFFGQDASTILIGSWMNTELGGTDQFPLDFNVAVAPYPKNEAGAEGGYTPVTTDFMSVAANSEHKKEAYQFIRWYTTEGQIVQGKNVPSWNGVSDDELGSIIDGILAGTATPDKVDRESLVSVLKNAKSSKIIPPVAYQAELYKVVNEEYEKLILGEQDIDATLKATQERAQEIIDNNQ, encoded by the coding sequence ATGAAGAAAAAGTTTTGGTCAACACTATTTGCTTCTACAATGCTTGTTGGTACCTTAGCGGGTTGTTCAGGTGGTGGGGGAGAAAGTGCTTCTGGATCGGAAGAAGAAAAAGATACAAATGCATCCGAAGAAGCCGTTACCATCAAATTTCATACTCACGGTAATGAATCTAGCTACAATTGGGAAAAAACAATTTCCGCTTTTGAAGAGGAGCACCCTAATATTGACGTTGATTTAGTTATTCTTAGTGAAAAGGGAGATACTCAAGAAGCTACTCAAAAGCTTGATTTAGCTGCTGCATCTGGTGAACAATTGGATGTTCTTATGTTTAGTGACCCAGCAAGCTATGCCCAGCGTGTTGCTTTAGGGATGGTAGCACCAATTGATGAGTTTATTGAAGAAGATGGATATACATTAAGTAAAGAGTATAAAGTAGATACCAAAATTGACGATAGCTACTATGCTTTACCAGGCAAATTTAATCCATGGTATGTTCTTATGAATAAAAATCATTTAGATGAAGCAGGTTTAGAAGTACCAACCGATTGGACTTGGGATGAGTTTATGGAATATGCAAAAAAGCTAACAACTGCTGATCATTACGGAACTTATTTCCACGGTCCACAGGGTGGTGGATGGATGGAGTTTATGAAATTAGCTCTTGCTAGTGAAGAAGATAATACGGAGTTCGTTAAAGCTGACGGAACATCAAACTTTGATAGTCCTTTATTCAAGAAAACGTTAGAAATGCGTGCTCAAATGGAATTAGAAGACAAGTCATCAGTTCCTTACACAGACATTATCTCTCAAAAGCTACATTATCGTAATCAATTCTTTGGTCAAGATGCTAGCACAATCTTAATTGGAAGCTGGATGAATACGGAGCTTGGTGGAACAGATCAATTCCCACTTGATTTTAATGTAGCTGTAGCACCTTATCCGAAAAACGAAGCAGGAGCTGAAGGTGGCTATACACCTGTTACAACCGACTTTATGTCTGTTGCTGCAAATTCAGAGCACAAAAAAGAAGCATATCAATTTATTCGCTGGTATACAACTGAAGGACAAATTGTACAAGGAAAAAATGTTCCTTCATGGAACGGTGTAAGTGATGATGAGCTAGGTTCTATTATCGATGGAATATTAGCCGGTACAGCAACGCCGGATAAGGTAGATCGTGAGTCACTTGTTAGTGTTCTGAAAAACGCTAAATCATCTAAAATCATTCCACCTGTAGCTTATCAAGCAGAGCTATATAAAGTGGTTAATGAAGAATATGAAAAACTAATTCTAGGTGAACAAGATATTGATGCAACATTAAAAGCAACGCAAGAACGTGCACAAGAAATAATCGACAATAATCAATAG
- a CDS encoding cache domain-containing sensor histidine kinase: protein MWNRIQQKLTPHSFRYKVILTSIICIVIPAIITLFINSYLTKDAMKEQALSNANRELNLASEYVTKLLDDMLYVANFVQIDSEINSILKKHAKEDENSVVQQDEYYENYMEYSKVAKTIENITLLGEKSYVTILLKNGKHYTNYSFSEYNPKQLFQEEWFKELDGVFGYEAVWIGSQPTVFQSEQKSNPYQISVARTLRDSNLKIYGYVVVTIMENKVKQAFESMPGKEEMMLVDSSNKILSHADNEKIGTSFPYLEQVKKKDFSNIITISNQDYLYADHKISYTGWKLVSINPYKQATFKINSIFNKVFLAQLISFIIFFLLLTYVIQTITKPLVHLGDVASSVQSGNLNVRSHIHSKDEIGRLSTSFDSMLDRINEMIREITETQVRKRRAEFAMLQAQINPHFLFNVLNSIRMKVMKKGDYESAEMISSLSKLLRMTIDKDKGMISFKEEVDIVKDYVTLMNMRQKEAVKFEISVSAAAYLEAIPRFILQPIIENSIIHGLNQSAGEILLHAYIKGNDFLITIEDNGEGMDEESLKNLRSKLRLNSDSITVQNKSGFSSLGISNVYERMRMTFGDTFHMEIESEKGKGTKVVMSVSRGGEDSV, encoded by the coding sequence ATGTGGAATCGGATACAGCAAAAGCTGACGCCCCATTCTTTTCGTTATAAAGTTATTTTAACTTCTATTATTTGCATCGTGATTCCTGCAATTATTACGTTATTTATCAACAGTTATTTAACAAAGGATGCCATGAAGGAGCAAGCATTATCAAATGCAAATAGAGAACTTAACCTTGCAAGTGAATATGTAACAAAATTACTTGATGATATGCTGTATGTTGCTAATTTTGTTCAAATAGATTCAGAGATTAACAGCATATTAAAAAAGCATGCAAAAGAAGATGAAAATTCTGTTGTTCAACAAGATGAATACTATGAAAACTATATGGAATATAGCAAAGTAGCAAAAACAATTGAAAACATTACCCTGCTTGGTGAAAAGTCATATGTAACCATTCTCCTGAAAAACGGAAAGCATTACACCAATTATTCTTTTAGTGAATACAATCCAAAACAGCTCTTCCAGGAAGAATGGTTCAAAGAACTAGATGGAGTTTTTGGATATGAAGCGGTATGGATTGGCAGTCAGCCAACTGTATTTCAATCTGAACAAAAATCTAACCCATATCAAATATCTGTCGCAAGAACGCTAAGAGATTCAAATCTAAAAATATACGGATATGTTGTCGTGACAATCATGGAAAACAAAGTAAAACAAGCATTTGAGAGCATGCCTGGTAAAGAAGAAATGATGTTAGTTGATTCTTCTAATAAAATACTATCACATGCTGATAATGAAAAAATCGGAACATCATTTCCTTATCTAGAGCAAGTGAAAAAGAAAGACTTCTCAAATATTATAACGATTTCAAATCAAGATTACCTCTATGCAGACCACAAGATTTCTTATACAGGATGGAAATTAGTATCAATAAATCCATATAAACAAGCAACCTTTAAAATTAACTCCATTTTTAACAAAGTTTTTTTGGCTCAATTGATCTCATTTATTATCTTTTTTCTTCTATTAACTTATGTTATTCAAACCATTACAAAACCACTTGTTCACCTAGGAGATGTTGCATCATCTGTACAAAGTGGAAATTTAAATGTTCGTTCACATATTCACAGCAAAGACGAAATAGGGAGACTTTCAACTTCGTTTGATTCAATGCTTGATCGAATTAATGAAATGATACGAGAAATCACTGAAACTCAAGTAAGAAAACGAAGAGCAGAATTTGCTATGCTACAGGCTCAAATTAATCCGCATTTTCTATTCAATGTCCTAAATTCTATTCGGATGAAAGTCATGAAAAAAGGTGATTATGAAAGTGCAGAAATGATTAGCTCTTTATCTAAGCTATTGCGAATGACCATTGATAAAGATAAAGGAATGATTTCGTTTAAAGAAGAGGTAGACATTGTAAAAGATTATGTCACTTTAATGAATATGCGCCAAAAAGAAGCGGTGAAATTTGAAATTAGTGTATCAGCAGCAGCTTATTTGGAAGCGATACCAAGATTTATTCTACAGCCTATTATTGAAAATTCTATTATACATGGACTAAACCAAAGTGCCGGGGAAATTTTGTTACATGCTTATATTAAAGGAAATGATTTCTTAATTACGATCGAGGACAATGGTGAAGGAATGGATGAGGAGTCATTAAAAAACCTTCGAAGTAAGCTTCGTCTAAATTCGGATTCAATAACTGTGCAAAACAAGAGTGGATTCTCAAGTCTTGGAATCTCAAATGTATATGAACGGATGAGAATGACATTTGGTGATACTTTTCATATGGAAATAGAAAGCGAAAAAGGAAAGGGAACAAAGGTAGTGATGTCTGTATCTAGAGGGGGAGAAGATAGTGTATAA
- a CDS encoding response regulator transcription factor, producing MYKVMLVDDDYPVLELLSEIIEWKQLGLTLQSTHENGANALQHALNEMPDILITDIGMPKMNGIELTQKLKELNPNIKVCMLTCHNEFEYAHKALKLNVQDYLLKDTLNPKDLDGLLDKIRKNLDEENSKKRKESQLENIVERNRESMKRDFLRKSIYQQIYSLRDWYDEAYSLGLNLKSSTYIPVLCFVQEYQAAKESFQSEDTLVFSIQNVIGEVLNNHDDGAVHFTLGSKESFLFFSYHSTLKADSYGKAYECIRKIQNHVSKTLNISLSFLIGELIDDQESFQIKLKSLLESTQQRFYMEKATVEKKRHEESSRESLFEWYDEASFEIRQLIIAKDASKVKPVVTKWIDVFREKQYSAEIVKDWVLKLLLDLKVKLKALQFFGTKSSDEVLHEEILSIDSLADLRIWLIKYFEMLLLAVNDVSTQSRRKEVIEACKYVEVHLEKKITLDEVANVLYLNPSYFSRLFKKEVGETFVEYVTKAKMTRAKELLEQTTDSVGKICERLGYDNQSYFIKVFKNYVGTTPIEFRGERKQAN from the coding sequence GTGTATAAAGTAATGCTGGTAGATGACGACTATCCTGTTTTGGAGCTATTATCTGAAATAATCGAATGGAAACAATTAGGTTTAACTCTTCAAAGTACTCATGAAAATGGAGCGAATGCACTCCAGCATGCCTTAAATGAAATGCCAGATATCCTCATTACCGATATTGGGATGCCCAAAATGAATGGAATAGAGTTAACACAAAAATTAAAGGAATTAAATCCTAATATAAAAGTGTGTATGTTAACTTGCCACAATGAGTTTGAATATGCACATAAAGCATTAAAACTAAATGTTCAGGATTATCTTCTAAAAGATACACTTAACCCAAAAGATTTGGATGGTTTATTAGACAAAATAAGAAAAAATCTTGATGAAGAAAATAGTAAAAAACGAAAAGAATCTCAATTAGAAAATATAGTAGAAAGAAATCGTGAGTCTATGAAACGGGATTTTCTTCGGAAATCAATCTATCAACAAATTTATAGTCTTAGAGATTGGTATGATGAAGCATATTCTCTTGGGTTAAATCTGAAAAGCTCTACTTACATTCCTGTACTATGTTTTGTTCAAGAATATCAAGCTGCTAAAGAGTCTTTTCAATCAGAAGATACATTAGTGTTTTCTATTCAAAATGTTATAGGTGAAGTTCTTAATAATCATGATGATGGAGCGGTTCACTTTACATTAGGAAGCAAAGAATCGTTCCTGTTTTTCTCCTATCATTCAACCTTAAAAGCAGACAGTTATGGAAAAGCGTATGAATGCATAAGAAAGATTCAAAATCATGTTTCAAAAACATTAAATATTTCTCTTTCATTTTTAATTGGTGAATTAATAGATGATCAAGAATCCTTTCAAATAAAGCTTAAAAGCTTACTAGAAAGTACACAGCAACGTTTTTATATGGAGAAAGCTACAGTCGAAAAAAAGCGTCATGAAGAAAGCTCAAGAGAAAGTTTATTTGAATGGTATGATGAAGCATCCTTTGAAATAAGGCAGCTAATTATTGCTAAAGATGCTTCAAAAGTAAAGCCGGTAGTCACAAAATGGATAGATGTATTCCGAGAAAAACAATATTCCGCAGAAATTGTGAAGGATTGGGTATTGAAGCTTCTACTAGATCTTAAAGTGAAATTGAAGGCTCTTCAGTTTTTTGGAACGAAATCCTCAGATGAAGTGCTACATGAAGAAATTCTAAGTATTGATTCATTAGCTGATTTAAGAATTTGGCTTATCAAGTATTTTGAAATGCTTCTTTTGGCGGTTAATGATGTTAGTACCCAATCACGACGCAAGGAAGTAATTGAGGCATGTAAATATGTAGAAGTTCATTTGGAGAAGAAGATTACACTTGATGAAGTTGCGAATGTTTTGTATTTAAATCCTAGTTATTTTAGTAGACTTTTCAAAAAAGAAGTTGGAGAGACATTTGTTGAGTACGTAACGAAGGCAAAGATGACGAGGGCAAAGGAATTACTCGAGCAAACTACTGATTCAGTCGGAAAAATTTGTGAAAGACTTGGATATGATAACCAAAGTTATTTTATTAAGGTGTTCAAAAACTATGTAGGAACTACGCCTATTGAGTTTAGAGGAGAAAGAAAGCAGGCGAACTAA